A stretch of the Ptiloglossa arizonensis isolate GNS036 chromosome 1, iyPtiAriz1_principal, whole genome shotgun sequence genome encodes the following:
- the Pps gene encoding protein partner of snf isoform X2 encodes MSSSYVIEPQESGSEKKDDTLIIVVNDDGTISVDQETLQSLIMNQSNANVSVVRLGQSETDAENGDITLTVDPPPFTSTTVSSGGTGTDSSSFVDPFMEMDPEQLERLETALQSEEAKQILGENVTAMLDMLTVEEQQNSIRYSVELDHCYTSRSSPSDPKPRDPLPTTDSPTTGDTLQYTRQLSPVHAASNTVSPAVETESIAPTKAKVITKTSKPVGRPRKNVAPASVAASNNSRSSMNIMTTPKSVGHPASRNLSGALHQGIGKHQGRSNDEDEEEPSSSSTESSESEPSDNDSDFGPRGPRRGGVRARGGRKGLTTRGGSMAATRRRGPNKHMDMEQVRRLDMEMAAAVNAMKSPDKDDKAGGFGLVRGKRQFKAGVGRRKEESQRVDSSAIMNEDTSVAFEKPLQTTNQVKANLINANMIKGDMILTKPGQGKSNQKVTFVQKQVLMKPNDLKTMGLKKQVMLPKGKFLSQAGTKFFATKDGKLVQVPITAKAITSNVPITQIKSTMPQVSPTQQPAVIPNQTSQLQQQQQQQQQSAKVPSPAATSKMKPCDVKKEKRKSDGWDTVTKIEIDPGKATENKILDGSKKHPKKETRKSPAYIVDSLGPALFSTPDIIRRVGSNGDSKIQDNVVTSLISTTPPAGIASSGTAGTFTSVAQSLSSSSSSSSSSSSSSSASSASSASSSRSGIVVSTSSERVPHSESHITTEKRENSDSLVQVNEEVSKPAVKANVPQELQPTLESGGIEGEDQLLATLEMEASKHEEELLAEALLLQEELGVDLAEHTALVEQGGSVASESLPANNTLVPSLLTSEPEATKTLDTVTATIVTAAMTNPTTVMATTTTTNVARESVKKSLKEEKEPIQIIRGGRVITLPPIEAPATRSKRLQAKVEPAQKTFNTVKRIEKFSIQAAQQRSMKNETRLNVVQDEDNENEEMMEERGDEVEEEEEDERKHEGVEEEEEEEEEEEEDDNSDSEDDPDRLWCICKRPHNNRFMICCDVCEDWFHGKCVHVSKAMGQQMEEKGIEWVCPNCSKKKDEELKTKASMQIASGKQRIQSDATPDNSIVLKNLSSPNQTSVIGETSSLVPSASDYGSVQYSSGMQCVVCKKEARNSSIYCSDACILAHAQETLTKDKPSPVPTPSPKITKLSPFDAASKPKPEARVIVFERKTGKILSGSDAPTRSTLRMWLKENPTFEVVGANNLGTLQVGKTITTIHTQVPGKAGKTTILSPGKGQNVPKVTYTKVPGSKQMILTAGNKKFTIISGGGQQQQQAQPLHAKTIQMKQTLLTQVDKSPLILKATAPKIINQVQSKQQAVASPKPALNVKKQEPKQPAVQSKVPIKPSPTRKPETEPIRLNIRKTLTELLSSRIKETDDLKLTDEEIADLAFNIELELYKYFKDTGAKYKAKYRSLVFNIKDTKNLTLFRKIADRSLTPDAVVRLSPDEMASQELAEWREKETKHQLEMIKKNELDLMAQAKSIVVKTHKGEQIIENDGGIDHVDPKTPVQDIVTALNSADSITSTVDDMEKEMERMNDENRSLRATEDTKKLKSFDDKRRKDKEKDRGREKEKGGKERGREKEGRSKGRRERSTSRTRHKHGRDDRERSKTREKSRERKSRDKEGKRERERDREKGKERDRERDRDRSRTREREKSKVRERGNKEKVKQKDRERERHRGNENNSRSRSGLFLYSELKDIDKRDDDLDKKEEPTGSAGGSSEKSIEDRLWRHIEDEATTNTIDGNDSDVSDREPTSTVTIKTPDINDEIDREREQEPVTVERDIPKGGWQTVWRGFVNMVDVAKFFITAQEVSGHAKDLMDDLPDTVDVVGRISHETVWDYISKMKKTGSKEILVIRLTAANDEEKIPYITLYSYLNSRSRLGVVGNVSKNIKDFYIMPFSSQSTIPPVLLPLNGPGFEEHRPHLLLGIIVRNKRKRFAGVSSSTIPMKLAKKDTDRSYTPPLVAASKDKASISNTTTMITATITSATTPTLVASSSSSSSSSSSSSPAPTTVTNVYLKTTTDSAKEKQLPVTQTTLDTLNRAHIGMSRGTLLDTAAICKIVPELSSKIDLTSSPGKAPLDDDGDEPYSPGQMDEEQIDLDMRTSSSTSSTAAAIPSMSMSMSIDGTAIDNGIISSSKNSNDLQRKMEELNRQIEEQKQQIQSISSSFLGESTPTLPGLGLDPPAGDESEEAYSPPDTRSFTPPPPPGISKFTQPILDKVSNITIPPNLQEILANVKRQESSKVDPYLPSKPSATFLTTVNSSIYQNSEKYTSSPSPIKLSVGGTSKTSTEKLSLDTTNHRESISKDKESKSTLSSLSDLDLIRKAEEELAAVAAASAAVASSGSPVTETLTQPPISTTPALPAIVGTSPPAVIPMSTNLSGLASATDSPYESTTYKNPFPETFKRNLAPEQPKPPGLEDEDFPPFPSTPPNVESNASKAMSSRSKFVPKSGIVLSIKRKANDECTVTTVSNKSPRVKSRWGQGPSDSVD; translated from the exons ATGTCTAGCTCCTATGTTATCGAGCCGCAGGAAAGCGGATCTGAAAAGAAGGACGATACATTGATTATTGTTGTCAATGATGATGGTACCATATCTGTCGACCAAGAAACCTTGCAGAGTTTAATCA TGAATCAATCCAATGCAAATGTCAGCGTAGTTAGACTAGGGCAATCTGAAACAGATGCTGAAAATGGAGATATTACACTGACTGTAGACCCACCACCTTTTACATCGACTACAGTAAGTTCTGGAGGTACAGGTACAGACAGTAGCAGCTTCGTTGACCCTTTTATGGAAATGGATCCGGAGCAACTAGAAAGATTAGAGACAGCTTTACAAAGTGAAGAGGCAAAGCAAATTCTTGGAGAAAATGTTACAGCAATGCTTG ATATGTTAACGGTGGAGGAACAACAGAATTCTATAAGGTACAGCGTTGAATTGGATCATTGCTATACAAGCAGATCATCGCCATCTGATCCAAAACCAAGGGATCCTTTACCTACTACTGATTCACCCACTACTGGTGATACTTTGCAATACACGCGTCAACTTTCACCAGTTCATGCAGCATCCAATACAGTATCACCTGCTGTAGAGACAGAAAGTATAGCTCCAACAAAGGCGAAGGTTATTACAAAAACT AGTAAACCGGTAGGTCGTCCACGGAAAAATGTCGCACCTGCTTCTGTAGCTGCGTCTAATAATTCAAGATCATCCATGAATATAATGACTACACCTAAATCTGTTGGACACCCGGCATCGAGAAATTTGTCGGGAGCACTGCACCAAGGAATTGGAAAAC acCAAGGAAGATCTAATGATGAGGATGAAGAAGAACCGTCATCGTCATCCACCGAATCATCTGAATCGGAACCATCCGACAATGATTCAGATTTTGGACCACGAGGCCCGAGAAGAGGCGGTGTAAGAGCTAGAGGTGGTAGAAAAGGTCTCACTACCAGAGGAGGTAGTATGGCGGCTACTCGTAGAAGAGGACCCAACAAACATATGGATATGGAACAAGTTCGTCGATTAGATATGGAAATGGCTGCAGCTGTAAACGCTATGAAGAGTCCAGACAAAGATGATAAAGCAG GAGGATTTGGTCTTGTTAGAGGTAAAAGACAATTTAAGGCTGGTGtaggaagaagaaaagaagaatcacAACGCGTCGATTCATCCGCAATCATGAATGAGGATACGTCAGTTGCATTTGAGAAACCGTTACAAACAACAAATCAGGTCAAAGCGAATTTGATTAATGCCAATATGATCAAAGGCGATATGATTCTTACAAAACCTGGACAAGGAAAGAGTAATCAGAAGGTTACATTCGTGCAAAAGCAAGTGCTTATGAAGCCGAACGATCTTAAAACCATGGGCCTAAAGAAGCAAGTGATGCTTCCTAAGGGGAAATTTTTGAGCCAAGCTGGAACCAAGTTCTTTGCAACCAAAGATGGCAAGTTGGTTCAAGTCCCGATAACTGCTAAAGCCATAACATCAAATGTACCGATCACTCAAATTAAGAGTACGATGCCGCAAGTGTCTCCGACACAACAACCAGCCGTGATTCCGAATCAAACATCACAAttacaacagcagcagcagcagcagcaacagtcgGCAAAAGTACCATCGCCCGCTGCAACATCGAAAATGAAACCTTGCGAcgtgaaaaaagagaaaagaaaatccgACGGGTGGGACACTGTTACGAAAATTGAAATAGATCCtgggaaagcaacggagaacaaaattttggatg GTTCGAAAAAACACCCAAAGAAAGAGACTCGTAAATCACCGGCATATATAGTAGACAGTTTAGGTCCTGCACTTTTTTCGACTCCAGACATTATTCGTCGGGTCGGTTCAAACGGTGATTCGAAAATTCAAGACAACGTAGTGACATCTTTAATTTCCACGACACCACCTGCGGGTATTGCATCCTCGGGCACTGCAGGTACTTTTACGTCAGTGGCGCAATCGttatcgtcgtcatcgtcgtcgtcgtcttcatcgtcttcgtcgtcgtcggcatCATCAGCGTCATCAGCATCATCGAGTCGTTCAG GTATTGTTGTGTCTACGTCTTCCGAGAGAGTTCCACATTCAGAATCTCACATCACtacggaaaagagagaaaatagtGATTCCTTGGTACAAGTAAACGAAGAGGTATCTAAACCTGCGGTAAAAGCTAATGTACCGCAGGAATTACAGCCTACTTTagaatcag GTGGCATCGAAGGCGAGGACCAGTTGTTAGCTACATTGGAAATGGAAGCTAGTAAACACGAAGAGGAACTACTAGCCGAAGCATTGTTGTTACAAGAGGAACTCGGAGTTGATTTGGCCGAACat ACTGCGCTTGTCGAACAAGGAGGAAGTGTAGCGTCCGAATCATTGCCTGCAAATAATACGCTTGTTCCGTCTCTGCTCACATCCGAGCCAGAGGCCACTAAAACTTTGGATACTGTCACGGCGACAATCGTGACTGCAGCCATGACGAACCCGACAACGGTTATGGCAAcaacaacaactacaaacgtaGCTAGGGAATCAGTAAAGAAGTCtttgaaggaggagaaggaaccTATTCAGATTATTCGTGGCGGACGAGTGATTACTTTGCCTCCTATCGAGGCACCGGCTACTAGAAGCAAGCGGTTACAAGCAAAGGTTGAACCTGCTCAAAAAACATTCAATACTGTTAAACGAATAGAAAAGTTCAG TATACAAGCAGCACAACAAAGATCTATGAAAAACGAAACTCGCTTGAACGTAGTCCAAGATGAAGATAATGAAAACGAGGAAATGATGGAAGAAAGGGGAGATGAGgtggaggaagaagaggaagatgaACGTAAGCACGAAGGAGttgaggaagaagaggaagaagaagaggaagaggaagaggacgaTAATTCGGATTCAGAAGATGATCCCGACCGACTTTGGTGTATATGCAAGCGACCGCACAATAATCGTTTCATGATTTGTTGCGATGTTTGCGAAGATTGGTTCCATGGAAAATGCGTACATGTTAGCAAAGCCATGG GTCAACAAATGGAAGAAAAAGGAATAGAATGGGTTTGTCCAAATTGTTCAAAGAAGAAGGACGAAGAGCTGAAAACTAAGGCAAGCATGCAGATTGCTTCTGGAAAACAGCGCATTCAATCGGACGCTACGCCTGACAACTCTATTGTTTTAAAAAATCTTAGCTCGCCTAATCAAACATCAGTTATCGGAGAAACATCGTCTTTGGTTCCTTCTGCTTCCGATTATGGTAGTGTTCAATATTCTAGCGGCATGCAATGCGTCGTTTGTAAAAAAGAAGCCAGGAACTCCAGCATTTATTGTTCCGATGCCTGTATACTCGCACACGCTCAAGAAACTCTGACCAAAGATAAACCATCACCGGTACCAACACCAAGTCCGAAAATAACAAAGTTGTCGCCGTTTGACGCTGCCTCTAAGCCTAAGCCTGAGGCTAGAGTGATAGTCTTTGAGAGAAAAACGGGAAAAATATTAAGCG GTTCCGATGCTCCAACAAGATCAACTTTGCGTATGTGGTTGAAAGAAAATCCCACATTCGAGGTGGTTGGGGCGAATAATCTTGGTACATTGCAAGTAGGAAAAACGATTACTACTATTCATACGCAAGTACCTGGCAAAGCA gggaaaactacaatacTGTCACCTGGAAAGGGACAAAATGTTCCAAAGGTGACATACACAAAAGTGCCAGGTTCGAAGCAAATGATTTTGACCGCGGGGAAcaaaaaatttacaataatcTCTGGCGGGggacaacagcagcagcaagcTCAACCACTGCACGCGAAGACGATACAGATGAAACAAACGTTGCTCACTCAGGTAGACAAAAGTCCTTTGATACTGAAGGCGACAGCACCGAAAATTATTAATCAGGTACAGTCGAAGCAACAGGCTGTAGCGTCGCCGAAGCCAGCACTGAATGTGAAGAAGCAAGAACCAAAACAACCGGCTGTACAGTCGAAAGTACCGATAAAGCCAAGTCCCACGAGGAAACCCGAAACCGAACCCATAAGGTTGAACATACGAAAAACTTTAACGGAGCTGTTATCGAGTCGTATAAAAGAAACCGATGACTTGAAGCTGACCGACGAGGAGATCGCTGATCTAGCGTTCAATATCGAGTTGGagttgtacaaatatttcaaggACACCGGAGCGAAATACAAAGCCAAGTACAGAAGTCTCGTGTTCAATATAAAGGACACGAAAAATTTAACGTTGTTTCGAAAGATTGCCGACAGATCGCTAACACCTGACGCTGTGGTGAGACTAAGTCCCGACGAAATGGCGTCGCAAGAGCTGGCCGAATGGCgcgaaaaggaaacgaaacatCAATTAGAAATGATAAAGAAAAACGAGTTGGATCTCATGGCGCAGGCCAAGTCGATCGTCGTGAAAACTCACAAAGGTGAGCAAATTATTGAGAACGACGGCGGCATCGATCACGTCGATCCTAAAACACCTGTACAGGATATCGTGACCGCGTTGAACAGCGCTGACAGTATAACATCGACGGTGGACGATATGGAGAAGGAGATGGAGAGAATGAACGACGAGAACAGAAGTTTGAGAGCGACGGAGGACACGAAGAAGTTGAAGAGCTTCGACGACAAGAGGAGGAAGGACAAGGAGAAGGACAGGGGtcgggagaaagagaaaggcgGTAAGGAAAGGGGAAGGGAGAAGGAGGGTCGTTCGAAAGGTAGGCGCGAGAGGAGTACCAGCAGAACCAGACACAAGCACGGCAGGGACGACAGGGAACGCAGCAAGACCAGAGAAAAGAGCAGAGAACGAAAGTCTCGGGACAAGGAGGGCAAACGTGAAAGGGAAAGGGACCGTGAGAAGGGGAAGGAACGCGACAGGGAAAGAGACCGAGACCGATCGAGAACCAGGGAACGGGAAAAATCGAAAGTACGGGAGCGTGGCAATAAAGAGAAGGTCAAGCAAAAGGACAGGGAACGTGAACGGCACAGAGGCAACGAGAATAATTCTCGAAGTCGTAGCGGGCTGTTCCTTTACAGCGAATTGAAGGACATCGACAAAAGGGACGACGACTTGGACAAAAAAGAGGAACCGACCGGCTCGGCGGGAGGATCGTCGGAGAAGTCGATAGAGGATCGTCTCTGGCGTCACATCGAGGACGAAGCCACCACGAACACCATCGATGGAAACGACTCGGACGTCTCCGACAGGGAGCCAACCTCCACCGTGACGATCAAAACACCGGACATCAACGATGAAATCGACCGAGAAAGGGAGCAAGAACCGGTCACCGTCGAGAGGGACATCCCGAAAGGTGGATGGCAAACGGTGTGGCGAGGTTTCGTCAACATGGTGGACGTCGCGAAATTTTTCATCACCGCGCAGGAAGTCAGCGGCCACGCCAAGGACCTGATGGACGATCTTCCCGACACCGTCGACGTTGTCGGTAGAATAAGTCACGAGACCGTTTGGGACTACATCTCGAAGATGAAGAAAACCGGATCGAAGGAGATCCTGGTGATTCGTCTCACCGCAGCCAACGACGAGGAAAAAATACCGTATATAACACTGTACAGCTATCTGAACAGCAGGAGCCGTCTCGGCGTGGTTGGTAATGTTTCCAAGAATATCAAGGACTTTTACATAATGCCTTTCTCGAGTCAAAGCACAATACCACCggttctgttgcctctgaacggACCCGGTTTCGAGGAGCACAGACCTCATCTGTTATTGGGTATAATCGTACGCAACAAGAGGAAACGATTCGCCGGTGTCTCGTCCTCGACCATACCGATGAAACTGGCGAAGAAGGACACCGATCGTAGCTACACACCACCGTTGGTGGCCGCTTCGAAAGACAAGGCCAGCATCTCCAACACGACGACGATGATCACCGCCACGATCACCTCCGCGACGACACCGACCCTCGTTGCTTCTtcctcgtcgtcttcgtcgtcgtcgtcgtcttcgtccccAGCACCGACCACCGTCACCAATGTCTATCTCAAAACCACGACCGACTCCGCGAAGGAGAAGCAACTACCGGTGACCCAAACTACCCTGGACACATTGAACAGGGCACATATAGGGATGTCGAGGGGCACGTTACTCGACACCGCGGCTATATGCAAAATCGTTCCAGAATTGTCCTCGAAGATCGATCTCACCTCGTCGCCAGGCAAAGCACCgctcgacgacgacggcgacgaacCCTACAGCCCCGGTCAGATGGACGAGGAACAGATCGATCTTGATATGCGAACCTCTTCCTCGACCAGCTCGACGGCCGCTGCGATACCATCGATGTCAATGTCGATGAGTATCGACGGGACCGCGATCGATAACGGTATTATTTCTTCCAGTAAAAATTCCAACGATCTACAACGGAAAATGGAAGAGCTCAACAGACAAATCGAAGAACAGAAGCAACAAATACAAAGCATtagttcgtcgtttctcggtgaaTCAACGCCCACTTTGCCG ggTTTAGGGCTGGACCCACCGGCCGGTGACGAGAGCGAGGAAGCGTACAGTCCCCCGGATACAAGATCGTTTACACCGCCACCACCCCCGGGTATTTCAAAATTCACCCAGCCGATTCTCGACAAAGTATCGAATATCACTATACCGCCAAACTTGCAAGAGATATTGGCGAACGTGAAGCGACAGGAGAGCTCGAAAGTAGACCCGTATTTACCATCCAAGCCCAGTGCCACATTTTTAACCACCGTCAACTCCTCGATTTACCAGAACTCGGAAAAGTATACTTCTTCACCGTCTCCTATCAAACTTTCAGTCGGCGGAACGAGCAAAACCAGCACCGAAAAATTGTCGCTGGACACGACCAATCATCGTGAGTCGATCTCGAAGGACAAGGAAAGTAAGAGCACTCTGAGTTCGTTGAGCGACTTGGATTTGATCAGGAAAGCGGAAGAGGAATTGGCCGCCGTAGCGGCCGCATCGGCTGCGGTAGCATCATCGGGTTCACCAGTGACCGAAACACTCACCCAGCCGCCTATATCCACGACTCCAGCTCTTCCAGCGATAGTAGGAACTTCCCCTCCAGCGGTAATACCGATGTCCACGAATCTCTCAGGTTTAGCCTCGGCGACAGACTCTCCCTACGAGAGTACCACGTATAAAAACCCTTTCCCGGAAACCTTCAAGCGTAACCTGGCCCCCGAACAACCGAAACCTCCTGGTCTAGAAGACGAGGATTTCCCCCCATTCCCGTCCACCCCGCCAAATGTGGAAAGCAACGCGTCAAAGGCGATGTCCTCTCGTTCCAAGTTCGTTCCAAAGAGCGGAATCGTATTGAGCATCAAACGGAAGGCAAACGACGAGTGTACCGTCACCACCGTTTCAAACAAATCACCAAGAGTTAAGTCCCGTTGGGGCCAGGGCCCTTCGGATTCGGTTGACTAG